A DNA window from Coffea arabica cultivar ET-39 chromosome 6c, Coffea Arabica ET-39 HiFi, whole genome shotgun sequence contains the following coding sequences:
- the LOC113691370 gene encoding serine/threonine-protein kinase STY13 isoform X4 has translation MSCSDKYNRGEQRDCETPVVGCESDEGASRNGSTTTATSPHFCIDQKVLVDPKQLFIGSKIGEGAHGKVYQGRYGDRIVAIKVLNHGNNSEERTALEGRFAREVTMMSRVKHENLVKFIGACKDPLMVLVTELLPGMSLRKYLVSIRPKQLDLHVALNYAVDIARAMDCLHANGIIHRDLKPDNLLLTANQQSVKLADFGLAREESVTEMMTAETGTYRWMAPELYSTVTLRQGEKKHYNNKSCWVEDPNLRPSFSQIIRMLNEFLFALPPPEPSLQEARSNEATVTSNGSITELSARARGKFAFLRQLFAAKKARNSQ, from the exons ATGAGTTGCAGTGACAAGTATAACAGAGGAGAACAGAGGGACTGTGAAACACCAGTTGTCGGTTGTGAATCAGATGAGGGTGCCTCCAGGAATGGATCAACAACAACCGCAACCTCCCCACATTTTTGTATTGATCAAAAAGTTCTCGTTGACCCTAAACAGCTCTTTATCGGATCAAAGATTGGTGAGGGAGCTCATGGAAAAGTTTACCAAGGGAG GTATGGAGATCGAATTGTTGCCATAAAGGTCCTCAATCATGGCAACAATTCTGAAGAAAGGACTGCACTTGAAGGTCGTTTTGCCCGAGAAGTGACAATGATGTCAAGAGTTAAGCATGAAAATCTTGTGAAG TTTATTGGAGCGTGTAAAGATCCCTTGATGGTGTTAGTTACAGAGCTATTACCAGGCATGTCACTTCGGAAGTATTTGGTCAGCATCCGTCCAAAGCAGTTGGATCTTCATGTGGCACTAAATTATGCCGTTGACATTGCTCGAGCTATGGATTGTTTACATGCTAATGGGATTATCCATAGAGATCTTAAACCTG ATAACTTGTTGCTTACGGCCAATCAGCAGTCTGTGAAGCTAGCAGATTTTGGCCTTGCAAGGGAAGAATCTGTAACCGAAATGATGACTGCAGAAACAGGGACATATCGTTGGATGGCCCCCGAG TTGTACAGCACTGTTACCCTGCGTCAGGGAGAGAAGAAGCATTACAATAATAAG TCATGCTGGGTTGAGGATCCCAATCTGCGACCTAGCTTCAGCCAAATCATCAGGATGCTGAACGAATTTCTCTTTGCACTGCCGCCACCAGAACCATCTTTGCAGGAAGCCCGGTCCAATGAAGCAACAGTTACAAGTAATGGCAGTATTACAGAACTTTCTGCGCGAGCTAGAGGGAAATTTGCCTTTCTGCGTCAGCTCTTTGCTGCAAAGAAGGCAAGAAACTCACAGTAA
- the LOC113691368 gene encoding MACPF domain-containing protein CAD1 isoform X2: protein MVEYFNRRANLFGHSPLGSFNAAFSYTGSKHIDAATTKTLSIDGFFIPLAKLELRKSSMVLQQNARRAIPTLWDPPALASFIENFGTHVITSITIGGKDVIYVKQHDSSSLSTMEIKSYVQDIGNQRFSSAESLTSSGLLKYKDKGHDPSLFNSQGIYPQPSITPILAGNGKEDVTVIFRRRGGDDLEQSHTQWARTVQSSPDVIEMQFYPISLLLDGVRGKEHLTRAIDLYLDYKPQIEELRYFLEFQVPRTWAPLQDRLPGQSRKEPVCPSLQFSMMGQKLYVSPVQVSVGRKPVTGMRLHLEGSKQNRLCINLQHLASLPKILQPYWESHVAIGAPKWQGPEEQDSRWFEPVKWKNFSHVSTAPVESPETFIGDFSGVYVVTGAQLGVWDFGSRNVLHMKLLYSRLPGCTVRRSLWDHAPNEKLRKQVATGSNSRDLTSGSGETLAGNKLAKFVDTTEMCKGPEDPPGHWLVTGGKLGVEKGRVVLRLKYSLLNY, encoded by the exons ATGGTGGAGTATTTTAATAGAAGGGCAAATTTATTTGGACATTCTCCTCTTGGAAGCTTCAATGCCGCATTTAGCTATACTGGGTCTAAGCACATAGATGCTGCTACTACAAAGACCCTTTCCATAGATGGATTCTTCATTCCTCTTGCAAAGCTTGAACTCCGGAAATCTTCCATGGTATTGCAACAAAATGCTAGAAGAGCAATACCAACATTATGGGATCCACCAGCCTTGGCTAG CTTCATTGAAAACTTTGGGACCCATGTTATTACATCTATAACTATTGGAGGGAAAGATGTTATATATGTGAAACAACATGACTCGTCATCTTTGTCGACCATGGAAATAAAAAGTTACGTCCAAGACATTGGAAATCAAAGGTTCTCGAGTGCAGAAAGTCTAACGAGTTCAGGTTTATTGAAATACAAGGATAAG GGACATGATCCTTCTTTATTCAACAGCCAAGGGATATATCCACAACCAAGTATTACACCTATTCTTGCAGGCAATGGAAAAGAG GATGTTACAGTCATCTTCAGACGAAGGGGAGGGGATGATCTTGAACAAAGTCATACTCAATGGGCAAGAACAGTTCAATCCTCTCCAGATGTTATTGAGATGCAGTTTTATCCAATTTCACTCCTTCTTGATGGGGTTAGAGGAAAGGAGCATTTAACACGAGCTATAGATCTCTACCTGGACT ACAAACCTCAGATTGAAGAGCTGAGATATTTTCTAGAGTTTCAGGTCCCTCGAACATGGGCCCCTCTGCAGGACAGGCTTCCAGGTCAATCAAGAAAGGAACCTGTTTGCCCATCTCTGCAGTTTAGCATGATGGGGCAAAAGCTTTATGTCAGCCCGGTGCAA GTATCAGTGGGACGGAAGCCTGTGACAGGCATGCGGCTTCATCTGGAAGGATCCAAGCAGAATCGCCTGTGTATTAACCTTCAACATCTGGCATCTCTTCCTAAGATCCTCCAGCCATACTGGGAGTCACACGTGGCAATTGGCGCTCCAAAGTGGCAGGGTCCTGAAGAACAAGATAGTAGATGGTTTGAGCCTGTGAAGTGGAAGAACTTTTCGCATGTGAGCACTGCACCAGTAGAGAGCCCTGAAACGTTCATAGGTGATTTCTCAGGCGTGTATGTAGTCACTGGAGCACAGCTTGGGGTGTGGGATTTTGGTTCACGGAATGTGCTGCATATGAAGCTTTTATATTCACGGCTTCCGGGATGCACCGTACGAAGATCATTATGGGATCATGCCCCAAATGAAAAATTGAGGAAGCAGGTTGCGACAGGAAGTAACAGCAGGGATTTGACTTCAGGTTCAGGGGAGACGTTAGCTGGCAACAAGTTGGCAAAATTTGTGGACACAACAGAGATGTGCAAGGGACCAGAAGATCCTCCAGGTCATTGGCTGGTTACAGGAGGAAAGCTTGGGGTAGAGAAAGGGAGAGTTGTGTTGAGGCTAAAATATTCTTTGCTGAATTATTGA
- the LOC113691368 gene encoding MACPF domain-containing protein CAD1 isoform X1: MEENAAALHTAISAVHALGRGFDVNFDTRLLYCKGVSGATVVEIDEGNTRDLCLYDNLVVPSVSRDIKTFSEPAARHASGVCTYDEMVEYFNRRANLFGHSPLGSFNAAFSYTGSKHIDAATTKTLSIDGFFIPLAKLELRKSSMVLQQNARRAIPTLWDPPALASFIENFGTHVITSITIGGKDVIYVKQHDSSSLSTMEIKSYVQDIGNQRFSSAESLTSSGLLKYKDKGHDPSLFNSQGIYPQPSITPILAGNGKEDVTVIFRRRGGDDLEQSHTQWARTVQSSPDVIEMQFYPISLLLDGVRGKEHLTRAIDLYLDYKPQIEELRYFLEFQVPRTWAPLQDRLPGQSRKEPVCPSLQFSMMGQKLYVSPVQVSVGRKPVTGMRLHLEGSKQNRLCINLQHLASLPKILQPYWESHVAIGAPKWQGPEEQDSRWFEPVKWKNFSHVSTAPVESPETFIGDFSGVYVVTGAQLGVWDFGSRNVLHMKLLYSRLPGCTVRRSLWDHAPNEKLRKQVATGSNSRDLTSGSGETLAGNKLAKFVDTTEMCKGPEDPPGHWLVTGGKLGVEKGRVVLRLKYSLLNY; encoded by the exons ATGGAGGAAAATGCAGCAGCTTTACATACTGCTATCAGTGCCGTGCATGCCTTGGGCAGGGGCTTTGATGTCAACTTTGATACCAGATTGCTTTACTGCAAGGGAGTTTCAGGCGCCACTGTAGTAGAGATCGACGAGGGCAATACCAGGGATCTCTGTTTGTATGATAACTTAGTTGTCCCCAGTGTTTCCAGGGATATCAAGACCTTTTCTGAGCCTGCTGCCCGTCATGCCTCTGGTGTTTGCACTTATGATGAG ATGGTGGAGTATTTTAATAGAAGGGCAAATTTATTTGGACATTCTCCTCTTGGAAGCTTCAATGCCGCATTTAGCTATACTGGGTCTAAGCACATAGATGCTGCTACTACAAAGACCCTTTCCATAGATGGATTCTTCATTCCTCTTGCAAAGCTTGAACTCCGGAAATCTTCCATGGTATTGCAACAAAATGCTAGAAGAGCAATACCAACATTATGGGATCCACCAGCCTTGGCTAG CTTCATTGAAAACTTTGGGACCCATGTTATTACATCTATAACTATTGGAGGGAAAGATGTTATATATGTGAAACAACATGACTCGTCATCTTTGTCGACCATGGAAATAAAAAGTTACGTCCAAGACATTGGAAATCAAAGGTTCTCGAGTGCAGAAAGTCTAACGAGTTCAGGTTTATTGAAATACAAGGATAAG GGACATGATCCTTCTTTATTCAACAGCCAAGGGATATATCCACAACCAAGTATTACACCTATTCTTGCAGGCAATGGAAAAGAG GATGTTACAGTCATCTTCAGACGAAGGGGAGGGGATGATCTTGAACAAAGTCATACTCAATGGGCAAGAACAGTTCAATCCTCTCCAGATGTTATTGAGATGCAGTTTTATCCAATTTCACTCCTTCTTGATGGGGTTAGAGGAAAGGAGCATTTAACACGAGCTATAGATCTCTACCTGGACT ACAAACCTCAGATTGAAGAGCTGAGATATTTTCTAGAGTTTCAGGTCCCTCGAACATGGGCCCCTCTGCAGGACAGGCTTCCAGGTCAATCAAGAAAGGAACCTGTTTGCCCATCTCTGCAGTTTAGCATGATGGGGCAAAAGCTTTATGTCAGCCCGGTGCAA GTATCAGTGGGACGGAAGCCTGTGACAGGCATGCGGCTTCATCTGGAAGGATCCAAGCAGAATCGCCTGTGTATTAACCTTCAACATCTGGCATCTCTTCCTAAGATCCTCCAGCCATACTGGGAGTCACACGTGGCAATTGGCGCTCCAAAGTGGCAGGGTCCTGAAGAACAAGATAGTAGATGGTTTGAGCCTGTGAAGTGGAAGAACTTTTCGCATGTGAGCACTGCACCAGTAGAGAGCCCTGAAACGTTCATAGGTGATTTCTCAGGCGTGTATGTAGTCACTGGAGCACAGCTTGGGGTGTGGGATTTTGGTTCACGGAATGTGCTGCATATGAAGCTTTTATATTCACGGCTTCCGGGATGCACCGTACGAAGATCATTATGGGATCATGCCCCAAATGAAAAATTGAGGAAGCAGGTTGCGACAGGAAGTAACAGCAGGGATTTGACTTCAGGTTCAGGGGAGACGTTAGCTGGCAACAAGTTGGCAAAATTTGTGGACACAACAGAGATGTGCAAGGGACCAGAAGATCCTCCAGGTCATTGGCTGGTTACAGGAGGAAAGCTTGGGGTAGAGAAAGGGAGAGTTGTGTTGAGGCTAAAATATTCTTTGCTGAATTATTGA
- the LOC113691370 gene encoding serine/threonine-protein kinase STY13 isoform X2, giving the protein MSCSDKYNRGEQRDCETPVVGCESDEGASRNGSTTTATSPHFCIDQKVLVDPKQLFIGSKIGEGAHGKVYQGRYGDRIVAIKVLNHGNNSEERTALEGRFAREVTMMSRVKHENLVKFIGACKDPLMVLVTELLPGMSLRKYLVSIRPKQLDLHVALNYAVDIARAMDCLHANGIIHRDLKPDNLLLTANQQSVKLADFGLAREESVTEMMTAETGTYRWMAPELYSTVTLRQGEKKHYNNKVDVYSFGIVFWELLTNRMPFEGMSNLQAAYAAAFKSCWVEDPNLRPSFSQIIRMLNEFLFALPPPEPSLQEARSNEATVTSNGSITELSARARGKFAFLRQLFAAKKARNSQ; this is encoded by the exons ATGAGTTGCAGTGACAAGTATAACAGAGGAGAACAGAGGGACTGTGAAACACCAGTTGTCGGTTGTGAATCAGATGAGGGTGCCTCCAGGAATGGATCAACAACAACCGCAACCTCCCCACATTTTTGTATTGATCAAAAAGTTCTCGTTGACCCTAAACAGCTCTTTATCGGATCAAAGATTGGTGAGGGAGCTCATGGAAAAGTTTACCAAGGGAG GTATGGAGATCGAATTGTTGCCATAAAGGTCCTCAATCATGGCAACAATTCTGAAGAAAGGACTGCACTTGAAGGTCGTTTTGCCCGAGAAGTGACAATGATGTCAAGAGTTAAGCATGAAAATCTTGTGAAG TTTATTGGAGCGTGTAAAGATCCCTTGATGGTGTTAGTTACAGAGCTATTACCAGGCATGTCACTTCGGAAGTATTTGGTCAGCATCCGTCCAAAGCAGTTGGATCTTCATGTGGCACTAAATTATGCCGTTGACATTGCTCGAGCTATGGATTGTTTACATGCTAATGGGATTATCCATAGAGATCTTAAACCTG ATAACTTGTTGCTTACGGCCAATCAGCAGTCTGTGAAGCTAGCAGATTTTGGCCTTGCAAGGGAAGAATCTGTAACCGAAATGATGACTGCAGAAACAGGGACATATCGTTGGATGGCCCCCGAG TTGTACAGCACTGTTACCCTGCGTCAGGGAGAGAAGAAGCATTACAATAATAAGGTAGATGTTTACAGTTTTGGGATTGTTTTTTGGGAACTACTGACGAACCGTATGCCGTTTGAAGGAATGTCAAATTTGCAGGCTGCTTATGCTGCTGCTTTTAAG TCATGCTGGGTTGAGGATCCCAATCTGCGACCTAGCTTCAGCCAAATCATCAGGATGCTGAACGAATTTCTCTTTGCACTGCCGCCACCAGAACCATCTTTGCAGGAAGCCCGGTCCAATGAAGCAACAGTTACAAGTAATGGCAGTATTACAGAACTTTCTGCGCGAGCTAGAGGGAAATTTGCCTTTCTGCGTCAGCTCTTTGCTGCAAAGAAGGCAAGAAACTCACAGTAA
- the LOC113691370 gene encoding serine/threonine-protein kinase STY13 isoform X1, with product MSCSDKYNRGEQRDCETPVVGCESDEGASRNGSTTTATSPHFCIDQKVLVDPKQLFIGSKIGEGAHGKVYQGRYGDRIVAIKVLNHGNNSEERTALEGRFAREVTMMSRVKHENLVKFIGACKDPLMVLVTELLPGMSLRKYLVSIRPKQLDLHVALNYAVDIARAMDCLHANGIIHRDLKPDNLLLTANQQSVKLADFGLAREESVTEMMTAETGTYRWMAPELYSTVTLRQGEKKHYNNKVDVYSFGIVFWELLTNRMPFEGMSNLQAAYAAAFKQERPSIPEDISPDLAFIMQSCWVEDPNLRPSFSQIIRMLNEFLFALPPPEPSLQEARSNEATVTSNGSITELSARARGKFAFLRQLFAAKKARNSQ from the exons ATGAGTTGCAGTGACAAGTATAACAGAGGAGAACAGAGGGACTGTGAAACACCAGTTGTCGGTTGTGAATCAGATGAGGGTGCCTCCAGGAATGGATCAACAACAACCGCAACCTCCCCACATTTTTGTATTGATCAAAAAGTTCTCGTTGACCCTAAACAGCTCTTTATCGGATCAAAGATTGGTGAGGGAGCTCATGGAAAAGTTTACCAAGGGAG GTATGGAGATCGAATTGTTGCCATAAAGGTCCTCAATCATGGCAACAATTCTGAAGAAAGGACTGCACTTGAAGGTCGTTTTGCCCGAGAAGTGACAATGATGTCAAGAGTTAAGCATGAAAATCTTGTGAAG TTTATTGGAGCGTGTAAAGATCCCTTGATGGTGTTAGTTACAGAGCTATTACCAGGCATGTCACTTCGGAAGTATTTGGTCAGCATCCGTCCAAAGCAGTTGGATCTTCATGTGGCACTAAATTATGCCGTTGACATTGCTCGAGCTATGGATTGTTTACATGCTAATGGGATTATCCATAGAGATCTTAAACCTG ATAACTTGTTGCTTACGGCCAATCAGCAGTCTGTGAAGCTAGCAGATTTTGGCCTTGCAAGGGAAGAATCTGTAACCGAAATGATGACTGCAGAAACAGGGACATATCGTTGGATGGCCCCCGAG TTGTACAGCACTGTTACCCTGCGTCAGGGAGAGAAGAAGCATTACAATAATAAGGTAGATGTTTACAGTTTTGGGATTGTTTTTTGGGAACTACTGACGAACCGTATGCCGTTTGAAGGAATGTCAAATTTGCAGGCTGCTTATGCTGCTGCTTTTAAG CAAGAGAGGCCTTCCATTCCAGAAGACATTTCCCCTGATCTCGCTTTCATTATGCAGTCATGCTGGGTTGAGGATCCCAATCTGCGACCTAGCTTCAGCCAAATCATCAGGATGCTGAACGAATTTCTCTTTGCACTGCCGCCACCAGAACCATCTTTGCAGGAAGCCCGGTCCAATGAAGCAACAGTTACAAGTAATGGCAGTATTACAGAACTTTCTGCGCGAGCTAGAGGGAAATTTGCCTTTCTGCGTCAGCTCTTTGCTGCAAAGAAGGCAAGAAACTCACAGTAA
- the LOC113691370 gene encoding serine/threonine-protein kinase STY13 isoform X3 — MSCSDKYNRGEQRDCETPVVGCESDEGASRNGSTTTATSPHFCIDQKVLVDPKQLFIGSKIGEGAHGKVYQGRYGDRIVAIKVLNHGNNSEERTALEGRFAREVTMMSRVKHENLVKFIGACKDPLMVLVTELLPGMSLRKYLVSIRPKQLDLHVALNYAVDIARAMDCLHANGIIHRDLKPDNLLLTANQQSVKLADFGLAREESVTEMMTAETGTYRWMAPELYSTVTLRQGEKKHYNNKQERPSIPEDISPDLAFIMQSCWVEDPNLRPSFSQIIRMLNEFLFALPPPEPSLQEARSNEATVTSNGSITELSARARGKFAFLRQLFAAKKARNSQ; from the exons ATGAGTTGCAGTGACAAGTATAACAGAGGAGAACAGAGGGACTGTGAAACACCAGTTGTCGGTTGTGAATCAGATGAGGGTGCCTCCAGGAATGGATCAACAACAACCGCAACCTCCCCACATTTTTGTATTGATCAAAAAGTTCTCGTTGACCCTAAACAGCTCTTTATCGGATCAAAGATTGGTGAGGGAGCTCATGGAAAAGTTTACCAAGGGAG GTATGGAGATCGAATTGTTGCCATAAAGGTCCTCAATCATGGCAACAATTCTGAAGAAAGGACTGCACTTGAAGGTCGTTTTGCCCGAGAAGTGACAATGATGTCAAGAGTTAAGCATGAAAATCTTGTGAAG TTTATTGGAGCGTGTAAAGATCCCTTGATGGTGTTAGTTACAGAGCTATTACCAGGCATGTCACTTCGGAAGTATTTGGTCAGCATCCGTCCAAAGCAGTTGGATCTTCATGTGGCACTAAATTATGCCGTTGACATTGCTCGAGCTATGGATTGTTTACATGCTAATGGGATTATCCATAGAGATCTTAAACCTG ATAACTTGTTGCTTACGGCCAATCAGCAGTCTGTGAAGCTAGCAGATTTTGGCCTTGCAAGGGAAGAATCTGTAACCGAAATGATGACTGCAGAAACAGGGACATATCGTTGGATGGCCCCCGAG TTGTACAGCACTGTTACCCTGCGTCAGGGAGAGAAGAAGCATTACAATAATAAG CAAGAGAGGCCTTCCATTCCAGAAGACATTTCCCCTGATCTCGCTTTCATTATGCAGTCATGCTGGGTTGAGGATCCCAATCTGCGACCTAGCTTCAGCCAAATCATCAGGATGCTGAACGAATTTCTCTTTGCACTGCCGCCACCAGAACCATCTTTGCAGGAAGCCCGGTCCAATGAAGCAACAGTTACAAGTAATGGCAGTATTACAGAACTTTCTGCGCGAGCTAGAGGGAAATTTGCCTTTCTGCGTCAGCTCTTTGCTGCAAAGAAGGCAAGAAACTCACAGTAA